A stretch of the Bordetella genomosp. 8 genome encodes the following:
- a CDS encoding sigma-70 family RNA polymerase sigma factor: MSTAALRVLYEDNHDWLCLWLRRRLDCGDEAADLAHDTFLRLLRKPEDMPGLREPRAYLTTIARGLLNDHWRRRSLERAWLEAVAALPAEATVSPEALLSMRQALHQLDALLAGLAPQARNVFVLSQLEGLSYARIAARLGISERTVKRYMAQGFELCLTLMD, from the coding sequence ATGTCCACCGCTGCACTACGAGTCCTCTACGAAGACAACCATGACTGGCTCTGCCTGTGGTTGCGGCGGCGCCTGGACTGCGGCGACGAAGCGGCCGACCTGGCCCATGACACCTTCCTGAGGCTGCTGCGCAAGCCGGAGGACATGCCCGGGTTGCGCGAGCCGCGCGCCTATCTGACCACCATCGCGCGCGGCCTGCTGAACGATCACTGGCGCCGCCGCTCGCTGGAACGCGCCTGGCTGGAGGCCGTGGCGGCCCTGCCCGCGGAGGCCACCGTGTCGCCGGAGGCGCTGCTTTCCATGCGCCAGGCCCTGCATCAGCTCGATGCGCTGCTGGCCGGACTCGCGCCGCAGGCGCGCAACGTCTTCGTGCTCTCGCAGCTGGAAGGCCTGAGCTATGCGCGGATCGCCGCGCGTCTGGGCATCAGCGAACGCACGGTCAAGCGCTACATGGCACAGGGCTTCGAACTGTGCCTGACCCTGATGGACTGA
- a CDS encoding tetratricopeptide repeat protein — protein MRVFTFAACPAERQGQHRLGRLAGWAAALLTAATLALGVSAQVQAEPADLDQGIHALQTEWAVIQYKTPEDQRAAKFEALSKQAHALTTRYNGRVEPLIWEGIIMSSWAGAKGGLGALDLAKQAKADYEAAIQIDSKALDGSALNSLGVLYYKVPGWPIGFGDNKKAEALLQQALTVNPDGIDPNYFYADYLVYRNRKSEAIPYLEKALKAPPRPGREVADEGRRADIQTLLAKIRS, from the coding sequence ATTCGAGTTTTCACCTTCGCGGCATGCCCCGCGGAGCGCCAAGGACAGCACCGTCTGGGGCGCCTGGCCGGTTGGGCGGCCGCGCTGCTGACGGCCGCCACCCTGGCGCTGGGCGTGTCGGCCCAAGTCCAAGCGGAACCCGCGGACCTGGACCAGGGCATCCATGCCCTGCAGACCGAATGGGCGGTCATCCAGTACAAGACGCCGGAGGACCAGCGCGCGGCGAAGTTCGAGGCGCTGTCCAAGCAGGCCCATGCGCTGACCACCCGCTACAACGGGCGGGTCGAGCCGCTGATCTGGGAAGGCATCATCATGAGCTCCTGGGCCGGCGCGAAGGGCGGGCTGGGCGCCCTGGACCTGGCCAAGCAGGCCAAGGCCGACTATGAGGCCGCGATCCAGATCGACAGCAAGGCGCTGGACGGCTCCGCGCTGAACAGCCTGGGCGTCCTTTACTACAAGGTGCCTGGCTGGCCCATCGGTTTCGGCGACAACAAAAAGGCCGAGGCGCTGCTGCAGCAGGCCCTGACGGTGAATCCGGACGGCATCGACCCGAACTACTTCTATGCCGACTACCTGGTCTACCGCAATCGCAAGTCCGAAGCGATTCCGTATCTGGAAAAGGCGCTGAAGGCGCCGCCGCGCCCGGGCCGCGAAGTGGCCGACGAGGGCAGAAGGGCGGACATCCAGACGCTCCTGGCCAAGATCCGCTCCTGA
- a CDS encoding SDR family oxidoreductase, which yields MKPSEASVVLTGAAGGLGSAIARRLLDDGARVLLVGRTAEPLLALAHALATGSFDRWRVDALVVDITTEHGRAALIDAAAAREANMLINNAAAPAFGRAQDLRPEDAQRVVDTNIVAPMLLTAGMLPQLLACKRAQIVNIGSTLGSLGVPGFSAYGASKAALRVYTESLRRELADTHVRVQYYAPRAIATSFNAPEVLAFNQATGSRSDSPDAVARDLIRLLRDESPQRYVGAVEALAVRLNGLFPKWMDGAFTKHRRALKPSAFPPGASS from the coding sequence ATGAAACCCAGCGAAGCATCCGTGGTCCTGACCGGCGCCGCCGGCGGCCTGGGCAGCGCGATCGCACGCCGCCTGCTGGACGACGGCGCGCGCGTGCTGCTGGTCGGCCGCACGGCCGAGCCGCTGCTGGCGCTGGCGCATGCGCTGGCCACCGGCTCCTTCGATCGATGGCGCGTCGACGCGCTGGTGGTGGACATCACGACCGAACACGGCCGTGCCGCCCTGATCGACGCGGCGGCGGCCCGCGAAGCCAACATGCTGATCAACAACGCCGCCGCGCCGGCCTTCGGCCGCGCCCAGGACCTGCGGCCGGAAGACGCGCAACGCGTGGTCGACACCAACATCGTCGCCCCCATGCTGCTGACCGCCGGCATGCTGCCGCAATTGCTGGCCTGCAAGCGCGCGCAGATCGTCAACATAGGCTCGACACTGGGCAGCCTGGGCGTGCCGGGGTTTTCCGCCTACGGCGCCAGCAAGGCGGCCTTGCGCGTCTATACCGAATCGTTGCGCCGCGAGCTCGCGGACACGCATGTGCGCGTCCAGTATTACGCGCCGCGCGCCATCGCCACGTCGTTCAATGCGCCGGAAGTACTGGCCTTCAACCAGGCGACCGGCTCGCGCAGCGACTCGCCGGACGCGGTAGCGCGCGACCTGATACGCCTGCTGCGCGACGAGTCGCCGCAACGCTACGTCGGTGCGGTCGAGGCGCTGGCCGTGCGCCTGAACGGACTTTTCCCGAAATGGATGGATGGGGCGTTCACCAAGCACAGGCGCGCCCTGAAACCATCCGCCTTCCCCCCTGGAGCTTCTTCATGA
- a CDS encoding TenA family transcriptional regulator: MSFFETLVADTQASRASLVQTPIIQDCLRGQVALPSYIAFLREAYHHVRHTVPLMHACRARMPDRLAWMHDALDEYIEEETGHDEWILNDLRALGQDADAVRRAGPGPDTEVMVAYAYDTIARNNPVGFFGMVHVLEGTSVALALNAADRIQQTLALPPAAFSYLRSHGTLDQEHTRHFADLMDRLDDAGDQAAVLHAAHMFYRLYGAIFRGLPRVPAVEAAR; this comes from the coding sequence ATGTCCTTTTTCGAAACGCTGGTCGCCGATACGCAGGCAAGCCGCGCATCGCTGGTGCAGACCCCGATCATCCAGGATTGCCTGCGCGGCCAGGTCGCGCTGCCGTCCTACATCGCCTTCCTCCGCGAGGCCTATCACCACGTGCGCCACACGGTGCCCCTGATGCACGCCTGCCGGGCCCGGATGCCCGATCGGCTGGCCTGGATGCACGACGCCCTGGACGAATACATCGAGGAAGAGACGGGCCATGACGAATGGATCCTCAACGACCTGCGCGCGCTGGGCCAGGATGCCGACGCGGTGCGCCGCGCGGGCCCCGGTCCGGACACCGAAGTCATGGTGGCCTACGCCTACGACACCATCGCGCGCAACAACCCGGTGGGCTTCTTCGGCATGGTGCACGTGCTGGAAGGCACCAGCGTGGCGCTGGCCCTGAATGCCGCCGATCGCATCCAGCAGACGCTGGCCCTGCCGCCCGCGGCCTTCAGCTATCTGCGTTCGCATGGCACGCTGGACCAGGAACATACCCGTCACTTCGCCGACCTGATGGATCGGCTGGACGATGCCGGCGACCAGGCGGCCGTGCTGCACGCCGCCCACATGTTCTACCGGCTCTACGGCGCCATCTTCCGCGGCCTGCCGCGTGTCCCGGCAGTGGAGGCGGCACGATGA
- a CDS encoding AMP-binding protein, translated as MNAQDFFELLREPDRASMTALETPEGPVSYAALNRRVESLADALAAAGVGAVASLMDNGAEWIVHDLACMRAGVVHLPLPLFFTPEQIAATLAAAGVGAVVAGAAMRPALAGLGLGDPQALPPALDLYRRDIPQVALHVGTAKITFTSGSTGTPKGVCLAARDMLGVAASLARATQFLGIRCHLTALPLPILLENIAGAYAPLMQGAAIAVRGLGEVGMKGSSGFDPGAFHDALRDSGAQSVIVLPQMLRAYAGWLRATQAPAPASLRFMAVGGAAVGAELLAQARAVGLPAYEGYGLSEACSVQTLNLPGADRAGSAGRALPHARLRVAADGEIEIAGVHALGYLGHPPWSEAWMPTGDLGHIDADGFLHVSGRKKNVLITGFGRNVSPEWVELHLGSQPGIAQAVVLGEGQSALGAVVWPLPGAEDQTIQAGVERANQLLPDYARIGVWVRARAEFTAAAGMATPNGRPRREAIAARHGDIFLSTHLPPLP; from the coding sequence ATGAACGCGCAGGACTTCTTCGAACTCCTGCGCGAGCCGGACCGCGCCTCCATGACGGCGCTCGAAACGCCGGAGGGGCCGGTCTCCTACGCTGCCTTGAATCGCCGCGTGGAGTCATTGGCCGACGCCCTGGCCGCGGCCGGCGTCGGCGCCGTTGCGTCGCTGATGGACAACGGCGCCGAGTGGATCGTGCACGACCTGGCCTGCATGCGCGCCGGCGTCGTGCATCTGCCGCTGCCCTTGTTCTTCACCCCCGAGCAGATCGCCGCGACGCTGGCCGCCGCGGGCGTGGGCGCGGTGGTGGCCGGCGCCGCCATGCGGCCGGCGCTGGCCGGCCTGGGGCTGGGCGACCCGCAAGCCTTGCCGCCGGCGCTGGACTTGTACCGGCGCGACATTCCACAGGTCGCGCTGCATGTCGGCACGGCCAAGATCACCTTCACGTCCGGATCGACGGGCACGCCCAAGGGCGTGTGCCTGGCGGCGCGCGACATGCTGGGCGTCGCGGCCAGCCTGGCCCGGGCTACCCAGTTCCTGGGCATACGCTGCCACCTGACGGCGCTGCCGCTCCCCATCCTGCTGGAGAACATCGCCGGCGCCTACGCGCCGCTGATGCAGGGCGCCGCCATCGCCGTGCGCGGTTTGGGCGAGGTCGGCATGAAGGGATCGTCGGGCTTCGACCCGGGCGCCTTCCACGATGCGCTGCGCGACAGCGGCGCGCAGAGCGTCATCGTGCTGCCGCAGATGCTGCGCGCCTACGCCGGATGGCTGCGCGCGACGCAGGCGCCGGCGCCGGCGAGCCTGCGTTTCATGGCCGTGGGCGGCGCCGCGGTGGGCGCGGAGCTCCTGGCGCAGGCACGCGCCGTGGGGTTGCCCGCCTACGAAGGCTATGGCCTGTCCGAGGCCTGTTCGGTGCAGACCCTGAACCTGCCCGGGGCCGACCGCGCGGGATCGGCCGGACGGGCGCTGCCGCACGCGCGCCTGCGCGTGGCCGCGGACGGCGAGATCGAGATCGCGGGCGTGCATGCCCTGGGCTATCTGGGCCACCCGCCCTGGTCGGAAGCATGGATGCCCACCGGCGACCTGGGCCATATCGACGCCGACGGCTTCCTGCACGTCAGCGGCCGCAAGAAGAACGTCCTGATCACCGGCTTCGGCCGCAACGTGTCGCCGGAATGGGTGGAGCTGCATCTGGGCAGCCAGCCCGGCATCGCCCAGGCCGTGGTCCTGGGAGAAGGGCAGTCGGCCCTGGGCGCCGTGGTCTGGCCGCTGCCGGGCGCCGAGGACCAGACCATCCAGGCCGGCGTCGAACGCGCCAACCAGCTCCTGCCGGATTACGCCCGCATCGGCGTCTGGGTACGCGCCCGCGCGGAGTTCACCGCGGCGGCCGGCATGGCCACGCCCAACGGCCGTCCGCGACGCGAGGCCATCGCCGCCCGGCACGGCGACATTTTCCTGAGCACTCATCTTCCCCCTTTGCCCTGA
- a CDS encoding thermostable hemolysin, producing MPQHGARASSIAWPAGEGEQQPLLHVHHRHDPLRHHVESYIARRYRQRYGAYLKEWLPVLVSLQDDGQILAAAGYRPASQALFLERYLSAPVEKYIRADGVPVSRGRIVEVGHFAAMRPGAGRRLVPLLADHLHRQGYEWAVSTLTAELHHLFARMGLAHRSLGIASAARLDETERQDWGDYYAHGPEVFAGHLRTILQRFGEQAV from the coding sequence ATGCCGCAGCACGGCGCCCGCGCGTCCTCCATCGCTTGGCCGGCAGGGGAGGGTGAGCAGCAGCCCCTTCTGCACGTGCATCATCGGCACGATCCCCTGCGGCACCACGTCGAATCGTATATCGCGCGACGCTATCGCCAGCGCTATGGCGCGTATCTGAAGGAGTGGCTGCCGGTCCTGGTCAGCCTGCAGGACGATGGCCAGATCCTGGCCGCGGCGGGCTACCGTCCAGCCAGCCAGGCCTTGTTCCTGGAACGCTACCTGTCCGCGCCCGTCGAAAAGTACATCCGCGCAGACGGCGTGCCGGTCAGCCGCGGACGCATCGTCGAAGTCGGGCATTTTGCCGCCATGCGCCCGGGCGCGGGCCGCCGGCTGGTGCCCTTGCTCGCGGACCATCTGCATCGGCAAGGCTATGAATGGGCGGTCAGTACGCTGACGGCGGAACTGCACCATCTGTTCGCGCGCATGGGATTGGCGCACCGTTCGCTGGGTATCGCCAGCGCGGCGCGCCTGGACGAAACGGAGCGCCAGGACTGGGGCGACTACTACGCCCACGGTCCCGAAGTCTTTGCCGGGCATCTGCGCACCATCCTGCAACGCTTCGGGGAGCAAGCCGTATGA
- a CDS encoding response regulator transcription factor produces MRILIIEDDPLLGDGVKKGLGLLGYAVDWFTSGKDADHALQFVKYDAVVLDLGLPGEDGMALLTRWRRAGHTLPIIVLTARDAVESRIGGLDAGADDYLLKPIALDELAARLRAVTRRGAGKPEPVWRHGDLEYHPASHEVYWQGRRIDLSSREALLLELFLTHPNRVLTREFIREKLYDWDADVESNALDVYVHHVRKKIHPKIIRTLRGSGYALGQVEGQP; encoded by the coding sequence ATGAGAATCCTCATCATCGAAGATGATCCCCTCCTCGGTGACGGCGTAAAAAAAGGCCTGGGGCTGCTGGGCTATGCGGTCGACTGGTTCACCAGCGGCAAGGACGCGGACCACGCCCTGCAATTCGTCAAGTACGACGCGGTGGTGCTGGATCTGGGGCTGCCCGGCGAGGACGGCATGGCCCTGCTGACCCGCTGGCGCCGTGCCGGACACACCCTGCCCATCATCGTGCTGACGGCACGCGATGCCGTCGAAAGCCGTATCGGCGGCCTGGATGCGGGCGCCGACGATTACCTGCTCAAGCCCATCGCCCTGGATGAACTCGCGGCGCGATTGCGCGCGGTGACGCGCCGCGGCGCGGGCAAGCCCGAACCCGTCTGGCGGCATGGCGACCTGGAATACCACCCCGCGTCGCACGAGGTCTATTGGCAGGGGCGCCGCATCGATCTGTCGTCGCGCGAAGCCCTGCTGCTGGAATTGTTCCTGACGCATCCGAATCGCGTACTGACCCGCGAGTTCATCCGCGAAAAACTCTACGACTGGGATGCCGACGTCGAAAGCAATGCGCTCGACGTCTACGTCCATCACGTCCGCAAGAAAATCCATCCCAAGATCATCCGCACGCTGCGCGGATCGGGATACGCGCTGGGACAGGTGGAAGGCCAGCCATGA
- a CDS encoding ATP-binding protein encodes MTLQRRLIVAVLLAAPLAWLLTIAGTYWRAEHEINELYDTDMLRLAQQTLAVARLLPPDVALPTDPLQTRLPDDLGDAGLGDWAVAIWRGAGEPLSLDPEARQFDRNGTAEGFFESRIDDTPWRLFYLNDAASGTRVAVGQRVGERRDLIVAYLASQALPWLLSLPVLIGLLVYAVRRAMRPVRELSTRLERRAPDDDTPLPLDGTPAELRVLVQAMNGLLARVATLIDQERRLTADAAHELRTPLAALRAQWDVAQRTDDPAQRREVQASVTRGLERLDRLVAQLLTMARLDSSRHVGFGAAIDWRAVAEQAVGDCLWIANRRDVDIDVEWPADGQAPLPIAGDSDALVIMLRNVLDNAVRYGPRHARVRVTFTASRILVDDQGPGIPPDLLPRIGNRFLRAAGNEESGSGLGVSIVRRIAQNHGLALRFDMRGADSDLGPGMRLTILRGN; translated from the coding sequence ATGACGCTGCAGCGGAGATTGATCGTCGCCGTCCTGCTGGCCGCTCCCCTGGCCTGGCTGCTGACCATCGCCGGCACCTATTGGCGGGCGGAACACGAGATCAACGAGCTTTACGACACCGACATGCTGCGCCTGGCGCAGCAGACGCTGGCAGTGGCACGCCTGCTGCCGCCGGACGTGGCACTCCCCACCGATCCCTTGCAGACCAGGCTGCCCGACGACCTGGGCGACGCCGGCCTGGGCGATTGGGCCGTGGCAATCTGGCGCGGCGCCGGCGAGCCGTTGTCGCTGGATCCGGAGGCCCGGCAATTCGACCGCAACGGAACGGCGGAAGGTTTCTTCGAAAGCCGCATCGACGATACGCCTTGGCGGCTGTTTTATCTGAACGATGCGGCCTCCGGCACGCGCGTGGCGGTGGGCCAGCGCGTAGGCGAACGGCGAGACCTGATCGTCGCCTACCTGGCCAGCCAGGCCCTGCCCTGGCTGTTGAGCCTGCCGGTGCTAATCGGCCTGCTGGTGTACGCCGTGCGGCGCGCCATGCGGCCGGTGCGCGAGCTTTCCACCCGCCTGGAACGGCGCGCCCCCGACGACGATACGCCGCTGCCCCTGGATGGCACGCCGGCGGAGCTGCGCGTGCTGGTGCAGGCCATGAACGGCCTGCTGGCGCGCGTGGCGACGCTCATCGACCAGGAACGGCGGCTGACGGCGGACGCCGCGCACGAACTGCGCACGCCCCTGGCCGCCCTGCGCGCGCAGTGGGACGTGGCGCAGCGCACCGACGATCCCGCCCAGCGGCGCGAGGTGCAGGCCAGCGTCACCCGCGGCCTGGAACGGCTGGACCGGCTGGTCGCCCAGCTGCTCACCATGGCGCGGCTGGACAGCAGCAGGCATGTGGGTTTCGGCGCCGCCATCGACTGGCGCGCTGTCGCCGAACAGGCGGTCGGCGACTGCCTGTGGATCGCCAACCGGCGCGACGTCGATATCGACGTGGAGTGGCCGGCGGACGGCCAGGCGCCGCTGCCCATCGCCGGCGATTCCGACGCCCTGGTCATCATGCTGCGCAACGTCCTGGACAATGCCGTGCGCTACGGCCCCAGGCATGCGCGGGTGCGCGTGACGTTCACCGCATCGCGCATCCTGGTCGACGACCAGGGGCCCGGCATACCGCCTGACCTGTTGCCCCGCATCGGCAATCGTTTCCTGCGCGCGGCCGGCAACGAAGAATCGGGCAGCGGCCTGGGCGTGTCCATCGTCCGCCGCATCGCCCA